The Macrobrachium nipponense isolate FS-2020 chromosome 1, ASM1510439v2, whole genome shotgun sequence genome includes a window with the following:
- the LOC135219268 gene encoding cuticle protein 19.8-like yields the protein MAITVIVLLAVMAVASADSVPSYHAPAPSYHAPAPAGPAQYNFNYAVKDDYSGNDFGHEEGRNGYDTQGSYYVQLPDGRLQKVDYVVKGDSGYLAQVNYQGEAQYPKYQPSQGYQPAPKVGYA from the exons ATGGCTATAACA GTAATCGTGCTCTTGGCCGTCATGGCCGTTGCCTCAGCTGACTCTGTCCCATCCTACCATGCTCCAGCTCCATCCTACCATGCTCCTGCTCCCGCA GGACCAGCTCAGTATAACTTCAACTACGCCGTGAAGGACGACTACTCAGGAAACGACTTCGGACACGAGGAAGGTCGCAATGGATACGACACCCAAGGCAGCTATTACGTGCAGCTCCCCGACGGTCGACTCCAGAAGGTGGATTACGTCGTGAAGGGCGACTCCGGTTACTTGGCTCAAGTTAACTACCAGGGCGAGGCTCAGTATCCCAAGTATCAGCCTTCTCAGGGATACCAACCTGCGCCAAAAGTAGGATACGCTTAA